The following is a genomic window from Neoarius graeffei isolate fNeoGra1 chromosome 16, fNeoGra1.pri, whole genome shotgun sequence.
ttttagaaaagaaaaaaacatccactttcaaaaccaCTTGATAGtgacaagtaacgaggaccttgacagaaatgtagtggagtgaaaagtacgatatttatccttcaaatgcagtgaagttaaagtcataagttgccaaaaaaataatactcaagtaaagaacAGATATTCAAAAagcgtacttaagtacagtactcaagtaaatgtacttcgctactgtccacctctggaaatatttatcaactgattgtgttcaaataacgctgcagaAAACTCATTGAGCTGGATTTTATCCACTCTATGGACTTGACATGACcctcgtgattactgatagactgtctcagtgtcacctgcgaaaaaaacaatgatctcatctcattatctctagccgctttatcctgttctacagggtcgcaggcaagctggagcctatcccagctgactatgggcgaaaggcagggtacaccctggacaagttgccaggtcatcacagggctgacacatagacacagacaaccattcacacctacggtcaatttagagtcaccagttaacctaacctgcatgtctttggactgtgggggaaaccggagcacccggaggaaacccacgcggacacgaggagaacatgcaaactccgcacagaaaggctctcgtcggccacggggctcgaacccggaccttcttgctgtgaggcgacagcgctaaccactacaccaccgtgccgcccaaaacaatgatgttttagaaaagaaaacatccattttcaaagccacttcatagtaacaagtaacgaggaccttggcagaaatgtagtggagtgaaaagtacgatatttgtccttcaaatgtagtgaagttaaagtcataagttgccaaaaaaacaaTATTCAAGTAAagaacagatactcaaaaagtgtacttaagtacagtactcaagtaaatgtccttcattactgtccacctctgccttgtcaaaagttaatcagtgcaatttcttgccttcttaatgcatctgagataaaacagtaaatagtaaataataaatatacagtaaatagccctattctgcaactgtagtaatccatattatgtcaagaaccgctcaactaagtaaagaaaaatgacatccatcattactttaagacacaaagtgcattttaattaataaaaataaagaaaaaaattgaatcagaaggtgtatccaaacttttgactggcactgtatatTCCCAAAACCTGAGGATCAAGCTGCAGTTTGGCAGTGTTTGGACAGTGACCATGTGTCACTGGGTGATATGGGCCACAGTGAAGAAAACTTCAGCATGCATCATCTATAATTTACCCTCCTGAATAAATAGATGTAGATTGTGATAATGGACCACATGTAACTGTACAGAAAAAAAAGGTAAAATAGctcaaattacattttaaacattttgaaagattttcttctgagctttggtcagTACTTTATTTATGTCTGTAAGCTAATCATCAATCAGCTGTTCATTACGCTTGTGCAGCTGCTGCTAAATGACTGACATGCTTCTCAGATCTTAGATTCCCCTCAACCTCACCTCCTTGTCCATATACCCACAATCCATCCAAACATCTCTCTCATCACTGAGAATCAAGCAGGGAAGATTGCTGTGGGAACAAGTCAAAAATCAAGTTCTCTCATAACACATTCAACTCTCACCAAGTTTCTTTGGATAATTAATAGCCCTAAGCTTTCTTAAGGGATTGCTCTACTAAAAAGTTCCCAGAGGGACAGACCAAAAATCTCTTTAGGTTTAACCTTTATTTAAGAATGTACTTGTATGTAAATGCTGAAATTATGATCTAGCCAGTAATccagcacacacaaaaaaaattatccACAGGTAATAAGCTGAAAATGGCGGATGAAGACATTGACTTGGAGGAACCCTATGGGTCTCTGTCTGAGTCCAAGGAAAAGCAAGATCCCTTATTTATTGCGGAAGATGATGACTACTTTGAAGACTGTTTGGAGGAGATCGAGGCTGCCCTTGCTCTTCCTAGTGATTCCATGACCTATTCACAAAAATGTCAAGAAACTTTACATGCTGAATTTAATGTACTTATGAGACAGATGTTGGCACAGCTAAATGAATTCGAAGCCACCCATGAGACCAAATCTACTCTACCAGCTTTCTTGGCAGAAAGAGAGAACATTTTAGAAACAAGCTGCTTCAAGGATAGTGGCAAGTATGAAGACAATATTTCAGACACAGCAGAATCTATGACAGGAGTTGAGACTGAAGGCAGCACTGTTGAAACAAGACCAGGGCTGCCTGCAACCATGAAGCTAAAGGAGCTGGGGACAACATTTGAGGGCTGCATTGAAGAGGTCAGCCAACTAGAGCGCAGGAAAGAGGAGCTGGTGCAGGAGCTTCTGGAGCTAGAGAAGCCCATGGAGGAGGAGACTCATGCTTTGAGAAGTGAGCTGGAGGAGGCCCAGAGGCTCCTGTCCAAGACTAAGCTGCAGAGACAGAGTCTGCTGGATGAGATACGACTCTTCAAGAGACGCTTATTTGTTGCTGCCAGGGACTGTGCTCAGAGCCAGATAACCTTGGTCATACAGCAGAAAGAAGTGGAGCAGCTAAAGGAAGAACAGGTACTGTAAAATGTAAATGTTTGTTCTGCACACATACATTttatctctcatatatatatatatatatatatatatatatatatatatatatatatacacaaaagtttgggcacccctggtcaaaattgctgttactgtgaacagttaagcaagttgaagatcaaatgatctccaaaaggcataaagttaaagatgactcattccctttatattttaagcaaaaacaattttttattttcatcttttacattttcaaaatgacaaaaaaggaaaagggcccaaagcaaaagtttgggcaccttgcatggttagtacctagtaacaccccctttaacaagtatcacagcttgtaaacactttttgtagccagctaataatctttcagttcttacctgggggattttcacacactcgtccttgcataaagcttccagttctacaagtttcttgggctgtcttgcatgcactgctcttttgagatctatccacagagtttcaatgatgtttaggtcaggggactgtgagggccatggcaaaaccttcagcttgtgcctcttgaggtattccattgtagattttgaggtgtgttttggatcatcgtcttactgtaggacccatcctctttttaacttcaacttttttacagatggtgtgatgtttgcttccataattttctggtatttattcaaatccatgcttccctcgaccagtgaaatgtgccctgtgccactggctgcaacacaaccccaaagcatgatcgatccacacccatgcttcagagttggagaggtgttcttttcctggaatttggcacccttttttctccaaacatacctttgcacattgtggccaaaaagttctattttgatttcatcagtccacaggacttgtttccaaaatgcatcaggcttatttagatgttcatttgcaaacttcaaacgctgaattttgtggctcggatgcaggaaaggttttcttctgatgactctcccatgaaggtcatatttgttcaggtgtcgctgcataatagaacagtgcaccaccactccagggtctgctaaatctttctgaaggtcttttgcagtcaaacaggttttttttttatttgcctttctagcaatccaacgagcagttctttcagaaagttttcttcatcgtccagacctcaccttgatctccactgtttctgttaactgccatttcttaataacattacaatctgaggaaacggctacctgaaaacactttgctacgttcttgtagccttctcctgctttgtgagcatcaattattttattattcagaatgcgaggaagTTGCTTAgaagagcccatggctgttgattttagggacaagtcggaggagtcagagaatttataccgcTTTGAaagctgcatcatctgacctttcctaatgaagaatttgaacaagacaCAGctaaataagctaattaaggtctggaaccttggtaaaagttacctgagaactcaaatgttttGGGGtgaccaaactttcgcatggtgttccttttcttttttcactctccaattgtacaaaacaaaaataatacacaaatcttacagaaaacactgaaaagaaatgtgtcgtctttacctttatgccttttggtgatcagttcatcttctgctcgcttaactattcacagtaacagacatttccagtaagggtgcccaaacctttgcatgccactgtatatatatacacacacacaccaatcagccataacactgtgatcactgacaggtgaagtgaataacattgattatctcattacaatggcacctgtcagtaggtggaatatattaggcagtgagagaacagtcagttctcaaagttgatgtgttggaagcagtaaAAAtgcgcaagcataaggatctgagcaactttgacaagggccaaattgtgatggctagatgactgggtctgagcatctccaaaatggcacatcttgtggggtgttcccggtatgcagtggttagtgcttaccaaaagtggtccaaggaaggacaaccggtgaaccggcgacagggtcatgggtgacgaaggctcactgattcgcatggggcatgaagactagcccatatggtccaatcccacagaagagctactgtagcacaaactgctgaaaaacttaatgctgacacctttctgttttagccagcattaactttttcagcagtttgtgctacagtagctcttctgtgggattggaccatatgggctagccttcatgccccatgcgaatcaatgagcctttgacacccatgaccctgtcaccagttcaccggttgtccttccttggaccacttttggtaggtattaaccactgcataccgggaacaccccacaagatgtgccattctggagatgctcagacccaatcaCCTAGCCAATCaatcccttgtcaaagttgctcagatccttacgcttgcacgtttttcctgctttcaacacatcatcttcaagaactgactgttctcttgctcccgaatatatcccaccccttgacaggtgccactgtaatgagataagcaatgttattcacttcacctgtcactggtcataatgttatggctgatctgtgtaTACATCATTAATTATCTCATGACTAATTCTGATCATCTCATTACAAAGGCACCTGTCTAGGGATGGGATATATTTGGcaacaagtgaacagtcagttctcaaaagtAATGTGCTGGGAGCAGGAAAAATAGGCAAGCATTAGTGGTTAGTGCCCataaaaagtggtccaaggaaggacaatcagtgacctggcaacagggtcatgggcacccaaggctcactgatgcgtggttggggagtgaaggctagcttgtctggtccaatcccacagaagagctactgtagcacaaatgactgaaaagttaatgttggccatgatagaaaggtgtcagaacatcTGACACAGTGCATCATAGCTTTCtgcgtgtgtgcgcacacacacacccctgtacAGCTATGTGTGCCAGCAGCTTTGTTCTTAACAGTTCCAggagaaactgaaaaaaaaatgtttatgggTTGTATATTTCAGTTTTATTCTTTAAAGGTGTAGCTATCTAATAGGTTTCTACTTGGAAACCTTTCTGGAAGGGAAATCATTTGTAGTATAGAACCTTTAAGATTTACTCCTCAGTAGGACAAACCAAAGATCCATTTAGAGTGCTAGATGGATTTTTAAGTGTCCTAGTATACAGTATTCAGTTGGACTTAAAATATTGATGTACTCTcctaaatttttttaaatataccatGTACCCAAACCATTTCACGGCAACGCGTCATGTCTAACGCTACAATGTCCTCTTCAATCAGGATGAGATGAAAGCCTTTGTTGAGAAGTTGATCAAAGTCATCGATCAGCTTCATTCTGAACACCAAAACCAAGTGCAGGTCCTACAAAACCAGATTGACAACATGACCCAGGAGTCCAGCAAGGACAAGGCACACTCATACCTGTCCCAAAGCCGACGTGCATCCCTCGATCTACAGCAGTACCTGCAGGGTGGAATCAAAGCACTAGAGGAGTGGTATGAGCCCAGACTGGTGGCCTTACTAAAGAGAAGACAAAGCAGCACTGATGCCTTATTAAAGTACAAAGAGCAGTGCCAAGAGCTGAAAACACAGCTGGGGCCCCTGAAAGAGGAAGCGCAGAGGCTGGGACTAGAGAGGACCCGAATGGAGGAGCGCATCCATCTAATGGAAAAGCAGCGAAAGGAAAATGTGGAGCAATACCGTGTATGTAGTTTGAGTCTGTATACATTTTGAATATGCCTACAGTTATCAATAGGTGTTGAGACAAatagctacagttaggtccatatatatttggacactgacacaaattttgttttttttacctgtttactgaaagatattcaagttatagttatataatggacataaagtccagactttcagctttcatttgagggtatccacattaaaattggatgaagggtttaggagtttcagctccttaacatgtgccaccctgtttttaaagggaccaaaagtaattggacaattgactcaaaggcacaCTCGTACCTGTCCCAAAGCttatctcaattaagcagattaaaggcctggagttgatatgAGGtgcggtgcttgcatttggaagattttgctgtgaagaaaacatgcggtcaaaggagctctccatgcaggtgtaacaagccatccttaagctgcgaaaacagaaaaaaacccatccgagaaattgctacaatattaggagtggcaaaatctacagtttggtacatcctgagaaagaaagaaagcactggtgaactcatcaatgcaaaaagacctggacactcacagaagacaacagtagtggatgatcgcagaataatttccatggtgaagaaaaaccccttcacaacagccaaccaagtgaacaacactctccaggaggtaggcgtatcaatatccaaatctaccataaagagaagactgcatgaaagtaaatacagatggttcactgcacagtgcaagccactcataagcctcaagaagaaaaaggctagattggactttgctaaaaaacatctaaaaaagccagcacagttctggaagaacattctttggacaaatgaaaccaagatcaacctctaccagaatgatggaaagaaaaaagtatggcgaaggcatggtacagctcatgatccaaagcataccacatcatctgtaaaacatggcggaggcagtgtgatggcttgggcatgcatggctgccagtggcactgggtcactagtgtttattgatgatgtgacacaggacagaagcagccggatgaattctgaggtattcagagacatactgtgtgctcaaatccagccaaaccgattggtcggcgtttcataatacagatggacaatgacccaaaacataaagccaaagcaacccaggagtttattaaagcaaagaagtggaatattcttgaatggccaagtcagtcacctgatctcaacccaattgagcatgcatttcacttgttaaagactaaacttcagacagaaaggcccacaaacaaacagcaactgaaaaccgctgcagtaaaggcctggcagagcattaaaaaggaggaaacacagtgtctggtgatgtccatgagttcaagacttcaggcagtcattgccaacaaagggttttcaaccaagtattagaaatgaacattttatttacaattatttaatttgtccaattacttctgagcccctgaaatgaagggattgtgtttaaaaaaatgctttagttcctcacatttttatgcaatcattttgttcaacccactgaattaaagctgaaagtctgaacttcaactgcatctgaattgttttgttcacaattcattgtggtaatgtacagaaccaaaattagaaaaatgttgcctctgtccaaatatttatggacctaactgtatatagctCCTGAAGCAATGGTTAACTTCGGTTGCAAATTATAATGTACTAAagccatttatttatttcccaGGAAACAATAGACCGCCTTGAGGAGAGCAGCCGAGACCTGAAAACTGAACTTCGGATACAGATAAATAAGATAAAAGAGATGGAGGAACTCAAGAACAATCTGGCCAAGCAGCTATACTTCTATAGGCAAGTGTTCTCATTCATGTATGAACCTTATTTACAAATTACAAGATGAATTACCAAATacatgtatttttttattatacagaGACAGCGTAGAGGGACAACGTCCACAGACGATCCTACCGATGAACGAGAAAACCTGATCGACGAAGGCAAACATGGTCTAACGTTGCACAGTTTGGTATTAGTGATAGAAATTATTGGTGTTTCTACAGTTTGGTCTGATTGTTTAACTCTTAAATGTAAATAAATCTCTCATTGTGCTGCCATAATGTTAACAGCAATAAACATGCATGTGGGTGCCCTTTATAAATATTCCAAAGCAGGCCAAAGGGAATATGAAATTTACCAGCACCACTTAACCTCTCTGCAGTGTCACATCAGCAAGGAATGTGTGATGGAGACTACCCAGATTTTTATCTACCCACTAACAGCTCAGAACTCTCTAGATGTACCTTCAGTGTTGATAGGGATGTGAGTCAGAGCAGAGGAAATAAAGCTTTTATACACAACAGTCCGAGTGCTAATGACTTGTTTTTATGACCACAAATAAGACGAGACATGAGAGAACATGGACATATTTGGGCACGATAGTAGAACTCTGAGATCATGCTGCCTGAATGACGCTGAGCAGATTAAGATAAGCCTCAATAATAAGACAGCTGAAGCACTTTATTATGATCAGTATGAACATAAATAAATCAAAACATCTGAGCCAAATGGTATAATTAATTATGGCTGAATCAGTTCAATGAAAAACAGTTTATAGTCAAATGTTCTGTACAACagggtagacgtaaagaaagacaATGAAAATCAAAATCATTTTAGAATATTAAAAAGACAATACCATGACATTAAACCATTGCAGAGGAAAAGTACAAAATTAAGAGCACACAAGTCACCCTGTGGGCCCTTGACAACATGTgcttgaatgactcaattttcagCCACATAAAAATAAATCTAAAATAAGTCCCCTACTGCCATCCACGACAATTTGACCATGGTAATTATGTACGTGGGCCTATGCATCATTTGCTTTTGACTTTACATCCTTTTACCCAAGACAACCCCTTAGGATGTGAAGGTTAtaggaaaaacatttttttaaaaaaggacagGAGCTTAATGTGCCATATTGAAAATTAAGAGCAACCAATTTCTCTTAGAAAAATACACTTTTCATATTAAAGAGAAATACTTTGAgtcattttttcccctctttctctCAAGAAAACAGCATTGGGTATATGAGAGTGGCTGAAGATGTGACCGATGCAGTTCAACACTTCAGAAAACAGGAAAGCGCATGGTCATGTGAGACAGTGAGGCATGGCAGAGGCAGAAAGTTCTACACTGCTCTTCATCCCTGGACCTCTGTGTCTGCTGCTCCTTCAGGGTCCTCATCATTGTAGATGTTCTCTGCCTGTAGAAAAACAAACGCAAAACGGAACCAGAGTGTCAacgacgcagtagctcacactGCTGTATCATGAGAAACTGGATGcatttataattagccaagtcgttcatgagaacaatttgatcttccaaacaaaacaatcaga
Proteins encoded in this region:
- the sync gene encoding syncoilin, with protein sequence MADEDIDLEEPYGSLSESKEKQDPLFIAEDDDYFEDCLEEIEAALALPSDSMTYSQKCQETLHAEFNVLMRQMLAQLNEFEATHETKSTLPAFLAERENILETSCFKDSGKYEDNISDTAESMTGVETEGSTVETRPGLPATMKLKELGTTFEGCIEEVSQLERRKEELVQELLELEKPMEEETHALRSELEEAQRLLSKTKLQRQSLLDEIRLFKRRLFVAARDCAQSQITLVIQQKEVEQLKEEQDEMKAFVEKLIKVIDQLHSEHQNQVQVLQNQIDNMTQESSKDKAHSYLSQSRRASLDLQQYLQGGIKALEEWYEPRLVALLKRRQSSTDALLKYKEQCQELKTQLGPLKEEAQRLGLERTRMEERIHLMEKQRKENVEQYRETIDRLEESSRDLKTELRIQINKIKEMEELKNNLAKQLYFYRDSVEGQRPQTILPMNEKT